Proteins from a genomic interval of Streptomyces sp. TLI_235:
- a CDS encoding glycosyl hydrolase family 65 has protein sequence MSLHDHVPTPVPADQLWYRHPAADFLDALPLGNGRLGAMTHGGIATERIDLNADTLWSGGPGPRDRAGAAEHLSAVRAAVLRDRDHARADALAAAHLQGPDTEAYQPLATLLLAFPPTEADQVAYYRRELDLDQALHTVSYTADGVAYRRESFVSAPAGVLAIRLTTDAPGSLSFRAGFTTPHPDAQLSVEPDGVLAVRGRAPSHLTRRQVHPADYRADRGTGFAAALRVHTVGGQVGADGDGLAVTGADEAVVLVAVGTGYRGWREQPDGPQAALAEARRWLAGAGGQDYEKLRAEHLADHRRLFGAAALRLHGPAAAADRPTGERLAAANAGAPDPGLAALLFAYGRYLLIASSRPGTQPANLQGIWNTEVAPPWIPTGRPTSTSR, from the coding sequence GTGTCTCTCCATGACCACGTCCCCACCCCCGTCCCTGCCGACCAGCTCTGGTACCGGCATCCCGCCGCCGACTTCCTCGACGCGCTCCCGCTCGGCAACGGCCGGCTCGGCGCGATGACCCACGGAGGCATCGCCACCGAGCGGATCGACCTCAACGCCGACACGCTGTGGTCGGGCGGCCCGGGCCCCCGCGACCGGGCGGGCGCCGCCGAGCACCTGTCCGCCGTCCGCGCGGCCGTGCTGCGCGACCGCGACCACGCCCGCGCCGATGCGCTCGCCGCCGCCCACCTGCAGGGCCCGGACACCGAGGCGTACCAGCCGCTGGCCACCCTGCTGCTGGCCTTCCCGCCGACCGAGGCGGACCAAGTCGCCTACTACCGGCGGGAACTCGACCTCGACCAAGCGCTGCACACGGTGTCCTACACGGCGGACGGAGTCGCGTACCGCCGGGAGAGCTTCGTCTCCGCCCCCGCCGGGGTGCTCGCCATCCGCCTCACCACCGACGCCCCCGGATCCCTCTCCTTCCGCGCGGGCTTCACCACGCCCCACCCGGACGCGCAACTGTCCGTCGAACCGGACGGCGTCCTCGCCGTCCGCGGACGCGCCCCGTCCCACCTCACGCGCAGGCAGGTGCACCCGGCCGACTACCGGGCCGACCGGGGTACGGGGTTCGCAGCCGCGCTGCGCGTGCACACCGTCGGCGGGCAGGTCGGCGCCGACGGGGACGGACTCGCCGTCACCGGCGCCGACGAAGCGGTGGTGCTGGTCGCCGTCGGCACCGGCTACCGGGGCTGGCGCGAGCAGCCCGACGGCCCGCAGGCCGCGCTGGCCGAGGCCCGCCGGTGGCTGGCGGGCGCCGGGGGGCAGGACTACGAGAAGCTGCGCGCCGAGCACCTGGCCGACCACCGCAGGCTCTTCGGCGCCGCCGCGCTCCGCCTCCACGGCCCGGCGGCCGCAGCGGACCGCCCGACCGGTGAACGCCTCGCCGCCGCCAACGCCGGCGCCCCCGACCCGGGCCTCGCCGCCCTGCTCTTCGCCTACGGCCGCTACCTGCTGATCGCCTCCTCGCGGCCCGGCACCCAGCCGGCGAACCTCCAGGGCATCTGGAACACCGAGGTCGCCCCGCCCTGGATTCCGACTGGACGTCCAACATCAACGTCCAGATGA
- a CDS encoding short subunit dehydrogenase, whose protein sequence is MGEPDFAGLAAVVTGGASGIGLATARLLAARGARVACLDVRPEGVPSTLVRAYADVADEQSVRAGVAWAAELLGGIDILVNCAGVGARDGVELGGEEEWRRMFEVGVLGVMRTTRAP, encoded by the coding sequence ATGGGTGAGCCCGACTTCGCGGGTCTGGCGGCCGTCGTCACCGGCGGCGCATCGGGCATCGGGCTGGCCACGGCCCGCCTGCTGGCGGCCCGTGGCGCGCGGGTCGCCTGCCTCGACGTGCGACCGGAAGGCGTCCCGTCCACGCTGGTTCGGGCGTACGCCGATGTCGCGGACGAGCAGTCGGTCCGCGCCGGGGTGGCCTGGGCCGCCGAACTGCTGGGCGGCATCGACATCCTGGTCAACTGCGCCGGTGTCGGCGCCCGCGACGGTGTCGAGCTGGGCGGCGAGGAGGAGTGGCGCAGAATGTTCGAGGTCGGCGTCCTCGGGGTGATGCGCACGACCCGGGCTCCCTGA
- a CDS encoding enoyl-ACP reductase-like protein — MAQNVRGRRPRGDAHDPGSLTAPGSEPLPDAGSGPTPDRASAEAGSRTGHPVTAERVATAIAYLAGPHTGATTGTDLAVDGGVRGPRLLPRD, encoded by the coding sequence GTGGCGCAGAATGTTCGAGGTCGGCGTCCTCGGGGTGATGCGCACGACCCGGGCTCCCTGACCGCGCCGGGTTCGGAGCCGCTGCCGGACGCCGGCTCCGGGCCGACCCCCGACCGGGCCTCCGCGGAGGCTGGCAGCCGCACCGGCCACCCGGTGACCGCCGAGCGGGTGGCCACCGCCATCGCCTACCTGGCCGGCCCGCACACCGGTGCCACCACCGGCACCGACCTCGCCGTGGACGGCGGCGTGCGCGGCCCGCGCCTCCTCCCCCGCGACTAG
- a CDS encoding beta-galactosidase-like protein — MFRPTPPDPSRFPRRTVHLDFHTGPDIPDVGRDFDPAAFARTFQDAAVDSVTVFAKCHHGHLYHATDRPERHPGLAPGLDLLAEQIDALHAVGIRAPIYLSLQVDEYAAREHPEWIGHGEDLKLNRWTTSAFDAGWNVLDMSSPYADYFADQLDEVLRRFAPVDGIFIDMCWDQPSASRWAVDGMRRAGLDPADADHRARYATLVAHRYMARYSAMVEKALPADAAQGVWFNSRLKARLSEERQFVRHAEIEGLPTGGWGYTFLPYVARFVRPMGLPTLSHTGRFHESWGDNAALKPRAALLYECSQMLSHGLTSGVGDVLHPRGTPSAAVYELIGSVYRHIERCEPFVEGGRVLSEVALVSDPALGDNPGASIIGAVRALQQLRVQFDVVTPASDLTGYRAVLVPETTRVDDSLAARLQECRTGGGAVLLIGPALLNGTEPALPDLPVEGLAPAPDGESFLACQGVPGVAEDFPVISHGARLTARARAGAEVLARVVDPYFPRSWDRFCGHSYTPPADLTDEVAVAVADGMGAVTVPLLEAFHEHGLETYRQLLGAALDRLLPDPLVRAGGPVHLETGVVRTPTGTVVHLISFVPARETPALDLVHDPFPLVDVPVSVRVTGEPSAVRLQPAGQELDWQYDGEYVHVRVTSLDGHAMVVVDHG; from the coding sequence GTGTTCCGCCCCACTCCGCCCGACCCGAGCCGGTTCCCGCGCCGCACGGTGCACCTGGACTTCCACACCGGGCCCGACATCCCGGACGTCGGCCGGGACTTCGACCCGGCGGCCTTCGCACGGACCTTCCAGGACGCCGCCGTCGACAGCGTCACCGTCTTCGCCAAGTGCCACCACGGCCACCTCTACCACGCCACCGACCGGCCCGAGCGCCACCCCGGTCTCGCCCCCGGCCTCGACCTGCTGGCCGAACAGATCGACGCCCTGCACGCGGTGGGGATCCGCGCGCCGATCTACCTCTCCCTCCAGGTCGACGAGTACGCCGCCCGGGAGCACCCCGAGTGGATCGGACACGGCGAGGACCTGAAACTCAACCGCTGGACCACCTCCGCCTTCGACGCCGGCTGGAACGTGCTCGACATGTCCAGCCCGTACGCGGACTACTTCGCCGACCAGTTGGACGAGGTGCTGCGGCGCTTCGCGCCGGTCGACGGGATCTTCATCGACATGTGCTGGGACCAGCCGAGCGCGAGCCGCTGGGCGGTCGACGGCATGCGCCGCGCGGGCCTCGACCCCGCCGACGCCGACCACCGGGCGCGCTACGCCACCCTGGTGGCCCACCGCTACATGGCGCGGTACTCCGCCATGGTGGAGAAGGCGCTGCCGGCGGACGCCGCACAGGGCGTCTGGTTCAACAGCCGGCTCAAGGCCCGGCTGTCCGAGGAACGGCAGTTCGTGCGCCACGCCGAGATCGAGGGTCTGCCGACCGGCGGCTGGGGCTACACCTTCCTGCCGTACGTGGCCCGCTTCGTCCGGCCGATGGGTCTGCCGACCCTCAGTCACACGGGCCGGTTCCACGAGAGCTGGGGGGACAACGCCGCCCTCAAGCCGCGGGCCGCCCTGCTCTACGAGTGCAGCCAGATGCTCAGCCACGGGCTGACCAGCGGCGTCGGCGACGTCCTGCACCCGCGCGGCACCCCGTCCGCGGCGGTGTACGAGCTGATCGGCTCGGTCTACCGGCACATCGAGCGGTGCGAACCGTTCGTCGAGGGCGGCCGCGTGCTCAGCGAGGTCGCGCTGGTCTCCGACCCCGCGCTCGGCGACAACCCCGGGGCGAGCATCATCGGCGCGGTGCGCGCCCTGCAGCAGCTGCGGGTGCAGTTCGACGTGGTCACCCCCGCCTCGGACCTGACCGGGTACCGGGCCGTGCTGGTACCGGAGACCACCCGGGTCGACGACTCCCTCGCCGCCCGCCTCCAGGAGTGCCGCACGGGCGGCGGGGCGGTGCTGCTGATCGGGCCCGCACTGCTGAACGGTACCGAACCGGCCCTCCCCGACCTGCCGGTCGAGGGGCTGGCGCCCGCCCCGGACGGCGAGTCCTTCCTGGCCTGCCAGGGCGTACCCGGCGTGGCGGAGGACTTCCCGGTGATCAGCCACGGCGCCCGGCTGACCGCTCGGGCCCGGGCCGGCGCGGAGGTGCTGGCCCGGGTGGTGGATCCGTACTTCCCCCGCAGCTGGGACAGGTTCTGCGGCCACTCGTACACGCCGCCGGCCGACCTCACGGACGAGGTCGCCGTGGCGGTGGCCGACGGGATGGGCGCGGTGACGGTGCCACTGCTGGAGGCGTTCCACGAGCACGGCCTGGAGACGTACCGGCAGCTGCTCGGGGCGGCGCTGGACCGGCTGCTGCCCGATCCGCTGGTGCGGGCCGGCGGGCCGGTCCACCTGGAGACCGGCGTGGTCCGCACGCCCACCGGCACGGTGGTGCACCTGATCAGCTTCGTGCCGGCCCGGGAGACCCCGGCGCTGGACCTGGTGCATGACCCGTTCCCGCTGGTGGACGTGCCGGTCTCGGTGCGCGTGACGGGCGAGCCGAGCGCGGTGCGGCTGCAGCCGGCCGGGCAGGAGCTCGACTGGCAGTACGACGGCGAGTACGTCCACGTGCGGGTGACCAGCCTGGACGGGCACGCGATGGTCGTGGTCGACCACGGCTGA
- a CDS encoding phosphotransferase family enzyme, with the protein MESLTKRRLTADELDTLLRTSTGLGCRVEGELTDGWFNSVHRVRLDDGRPAVVKLAPPPDVPVLRYERGILATEAMVYRLLATLPAGAVPAPRLLYEGEEFLVLSVLDGIPWEKSWEELTPGASAELRRQLGAITARLHSLAPADGRFGYPAAESALAADDWRTAFTAMVEATLEDADRWQSPLGLRPDELRTMVAEGGHALAEVTEPKLVHFDLWPGNIFVDPAGPRVTGLIDHERAFWGDPAAELVSLAFGGDTGPDSDLVAGHTGAGGRLDFTPALRHRIALYQLYLALLLVVECGPRGYQGEHVSFCRGMVAEAVDRVRALG; encoded by the coding sequence ATGGAAAGCCTCACCAAACGCCGGCTGACCGCCGACGAACTCGACACCCTGCTGCGCACCTCCACCGGCCTCGGCTGCCGGGTGGAGGGCGAACTGACCGACGGCTGGTTCAACAGCGTCCACCGCGTCCGGCTGGACGACGGCCGGCCCGCCGTGGTCAAACTCGCCCCGCCGCCCGACGTGCCGGTGCTCCGGTACGAACGCGGCATCCTCGCCACCGAGGCGATGGTCTACCGGTTGCTCGCAACCCTGCCGGCCGGCGCCGTACCGGCACCCCGACTGCTGTACGAGGGGGAGGAGTTCCTCGTCCTGTCCGTCCTGGACGGGATCCCGTGGGAGAAGTCCTGGGAGGAGCTGACCCCCGGCGCGTCGGCGGAGCTGCGCCGGCAACTCGGCGCGATCACCGCGCGCCTGCACAGCCTGGCCCCGGCGGACGGCCGCTTCGGGTACCCCGCGGCCGAGTCCGCACTGGCCGCCGACGACTGGCGGACGGCGTTCACCGCGATGGTGGAGGCGACTCTCGAGGACGCCGACCGGTGGCAGTCCCCGCTCGGCCTGCGGCCCGACGAGCTGCGGACCATGGTGGCCGAAGGCGGCCATGCCCTCGCCGAGGTCACCGAGCCGAAGCTGGTCCACTTCGACCTGTGGCCGGGCAACATCTTCGTGGATCCGGCGGGCCCCCGGGTCACCGGGCTGATCGACCACGAGCGCGCGTTCTGGGGCGACCCCGCCGCCGAGCTGGTCTCGCTGGCCTTCGGCGGCGACACCGGACCGGACAGCGACCTGGTGGCGGGCCACACCGGCGCGGGCGGACGCCTCGACTTCACCCCCGCCCTCCGGCACCGCATCGCGCTCTACCAGCTGTACCTGGCCCTGCTGCTGGTCGTCGAATGCGGCCCTCGCGGGTACCAGGGCGAGCACGTGTCGTTCTGCCGAGGCATGGTCGCCGAGGCGGTCGACCGCGTCCGGGCCCTGGGGTAG